The Chryseolinea soli nucleotide sequence AGGGCTGGGGCATAACCTCAAATCGCTGACCGTGGTGGAGGCGGTGTTTAAATTTATCGAGGAATCGAACCACGCACCACAGGTGGTTCCCGAACACAACGCGTAATCGCCGTTCAAAAACACTTCAGCGCTTTTGTAACAAGGTAACCTTCGTCATCATCCGCAAATCACGCCCAGACCGGACGTTGGTGGGTGTCTTTTTTCATGTAAGTTACGGGTAGTAATTTGTGTCATTGTCAACGGCACGCTTCAGATTTTTCGAATATCTTTCGTTAAATGTTGCTTCTGTCATATGAAAAAAGTTACCCTCTCGTTAACGTTGTGTCTATTGCTAGTATGTATCGTTGTAAGTCATGCTCAACACGAATTCTACACCAGCTCGTCCAACACCTATGGCGTCAATAACAACAGCTATGCTGGTGCATTGATAAAGTTTGATTCGACGTTCGCGCACGGCAACCGCCTGCACCAATTCGACAAGGTGACCGGCGGCAACGCAAAGGGTTCCGTGATCCAGGCCACCAATGGCAAACTCTATGGGTTGACGTTCTATGGCGGAACGAACGACCTGGGTGTTTTATATGAATACGATCCCACCATCGACTCCCTGGAAGTGAAACAGAGTCTGAATCAACGTCCCGGATACAGCCTGGTGCAAGCCAGCAACGGGAAGCTATACTTCATTACCGGTGGAGCCGGTGGCTATCTGATGGAATACGATATCGCCACCAACATCCTTACGTCATTAAAGTACCTGCCTTATCCAGAGGCGCCCAAAGGCAGTCTTACCGAGGTAAAGGGTAAATTATATGGTGTAGAAGCCATTGGCGGCCCCTTGTCCTGGGGCCGGATGTATGAATACACCCTGGCGACCGGAGCGTTTCGATATGTGTATAATTTTGGGGTAGCCAGTGGAAACCAGCCGCAGGAAAGTCCGGTGTTGTTTCCCGACAATGGGTTGCTTTATGGCGTTAATCATACTGTTCCGAACGGCACCGTAGGCAGTTCCGGCGCGATCTATAGCTTTAATTCGGCCACCAGCGCATACGTTGCTTTGCTCAACATCCCCGATGCCATCGGCCTGGGTGCTTTTCTTACGGTGGCACCCAATCATAAAATTTACGGGCTCAGCTTCCAAGGTGGAACCGATGCGAGTGGCAATCACTTCGGGTCCATCTTCGAATATACACCGGCCACCAACAGCATACGCCTGGTCCACAGTTTGGGCGTCCAGGCCGATGGCTCACTCACCGGTTCGGGCTACACGCTGGGAGGCCTAACCCTGGCCGCCAACGGAAAAATGTATGGCGTGAGTGCCTCCCATATTTTCTGCTTCGACTACCTGACGGATAAAGTAACCGCCGTCATCCAAACCTCCTTGTTCAGTGAACTCGGTTTCGACATCAACGCCAACGGATTTCTGAAAGAGATCTGCCGCAAGCCTTCCTATACTTATTTCAAAAACAAAGTTGTGGCCTTGTGTGCCGGCGATCCGTTTTCTTATTCCGTGCAAAGCGACAATGCCCGCACCTATGCCTGGAAAAAAGATGGCACGCTACTGCCCTCACAGACCACGAGCACATTGCTTTTTGCGTCCGTTACCCCTGCCGACATCGGAACGTATACTTGCGTAATGACAAATTATTGTGGCACGACCGAAACGATCGGTTCCATTCAACTGACGGTGACCACACCACCCACGCCGGTGATCACGGCAACAGGTATCACCACATTTTGTGAAGGCAGCAGTGTGTTGCTTACCAGTACACTGACCGGCACATGGAGTACAGGAGAAACCGGAACCGCGCTGTTGGTGACCTCCAGCGGAAATTATTCAATGATCTACACGGGCACCTGCGGCCCAACGCTTTCGAACGTGATCGCCGTGACCGTGAATCCCGTTCCTTTTGTCACCACACAACCCATTGACCGATCGATCCTAACCGGAGACAATGCCTCTTTTACAGTGGCCACAGGAGCATCTCCGGCAAATTATCAATGGCAAATAAACGACGGCTCAGGTTTTGAGGATCTGCCAGACGGAGCGCCATATTCAGGTGCCAAGACGCCAACGTTGAATTTGGCGGGCGCGGAAGTGTCTCAAAACGGGTATACCTATCGCTGTGTGATTTCGCAAGGCGATTGTTCCGACACATCGAACGCCGCCACCCTGTACGTGACAACCCCGGAGATACCTGTGATTACGGCGATGGGGCTGACCACATTTTGTGAGGGCGGCAGCGTATGGCTTACGAGCACGCTGGACGGCACATGGAACAACGGAAAAACCGGTAAATCTTTGTTGGTGACTGAAGCAGGAAGCTATTCTATTACTCATTTCGCACCCACAGGATCAACCGTTTCCAATAGCATCGTCGTCACCGTGAATCCCGCTCCCGCCATCGTCACACAACCGGTTGACCGATCGGTTGTGACGGGTGACAACACCTCTTTTACTATTACGACAGAAGCATCGCCGGTCGGCTATCAATGGCAAATGGATGATGGTTCGGGGTTTGTGGATCTGTCAGACCTGGCGCCGTATTCCGGGGTCATGACCCAGACGTTGAAAGTTACCGGTGCGGAAGTTGCTCAAGACGGGTATGCCTATCGTTGTGTGATTTCCCAGGGCGATTGTTCCGACACATCGGCTGTGGCGTCGCTTGCCGTGAAGGTACCTTTGGGGGTCGCGGAATCGCCGGGGAAGAAATCTTTGGAGCTGTATCCCAATCCGGCTGCTGAAACGGTCTACTTCGTACTGGAAGACAGATTGGTTGTTCAACGGCTCAAAGTGAAAAATACACTGGGACAGGTGATCTACGATGGCAATTCACGTGATCCTCAAATCCCCGTCGGTGGTTTTGCAAAGGGAATTTATACCGTTGAGGTGATGACCCATGACGATACGTTTGTTGGACGTTTTGTAAAGGATTAAGACCGCGAGAATGGTGCCGTCGCCAGCCACCCGACTTCTTTTAGTGTTCCGAAAACCATCCTGCCCTCAATTCGTTATGGGCCATGCTGATTCCGCGTATCCTATTTGAATTTTATCGGACGTAAAACCATGATACCAAAGTCTGACGCGATTGTTTTCAATAACCACACCGGGCGCCACGGCACCTCGCGAAGAAAATGATTTATCAGCTTTGACGATGGGTGTGGGATTCACTTCCCATGGGCCAAACGGTGTTTTGCCTTTGGCCACGCCGATCACATGGGGCTCGTCGACGGAGGTCATAAACAAATAATAGAAATGGTCAGGGCCTTCGACGATTTCAGCCTCGGCGACACCCTTCGGCGCCCACGCAATTTCCGACGCGTCGATGACGGGCGTGCTTTTTTTAAACCAGGTGACACCATCAGCGGAAGTTGCCGCTAGGAGACGCGCCGCCACCGGGCCACAGGAGGTGAAACAATACCCCGTGTATAGCATGAAGAGAGAATCCTGGTAGTGAATAATGGAAGGACTATCCAACGCGTCGCGATCAAATCCCTGGGGCGAACTTATCACTACAGGATTAGGTTGAGCTTCAAAATTTTTGGCGTCCGCCGATGTGGCCAGCCCGAGACTTACCGGACCGGATTTAAATACGCCGCCACCCGTATCCTGGTAGCCTACAAAATAAAGAAAATAACCGTTGTTGAATTTTAGTGCAAAGCATGTTTCGTGGGCATTGCTCCACGCGGTGCTGTTGGCATACAACATCCTGCCTTCGACCGGATCGTTCACGTCCACGTTTGTCCAGTTTAGACCGTCCGTCGAAGTAGCCTGGCAAATCTCGGGGCCTTGGGGTGTGCGGTTGGGGTCGAAACCGGTGTAGAACATTCGGTAGCTTCCATTTTCATTTATCACGGAAGGATCACCTACTAAGGGGAATTGTCCTTGAAATACAGGCGAGTCATTTGCAACCCAGGTCGACCAGGAGAGGGGCGTTTCGTCTGAGGAACAGGCAAAAAATGCCGGGGTAAGAAGAAAAAGGAGAAGGATTTTTATTCGTGTCGGCATGCTGAGGGGGCTTGGAATGATGGTGGACATCGCGATGAAAAATTAGGAGCCAGAAGCCAGGAGCCAGTAGGGAGTTATTTTTCTAGGAACTCTAAATCAAAGTAATAGTATTTGCCGTCGCGGTCGATGTAGATGTTTGTTTCCTTTTGCATTTCGAGGAGCATCAGGAGGGTCGTTTTGTCTTTGGCCACGGGGGCACTGGTGAAGGTGCGGCGTTGGCCTTGGACGGTCGTGGTGTATTTTACGAGGGATACGGCGATATTGTCCGTTTCGCGATTTTCGAAGGAATCTCCGATCAGCTCGTTGAACAGGATTTCTTTGTTGGTTTTTTCTTCGCGGACTTGGGTCCAGGTGTTTGCCGTGACCGTGCATTGAGAGAGATCGACGGGGATCCGGATGCTGTTTGTCTTGAAGTGTGCGAGGTTGGCGCGGCCGGAAGTTTCTGTTCTTTTTGCCTTGTTGAATTCAAGGTAAAGTGCGATAAGACCCGGCACAACAAGGCTGGAGCCGATACCAAAAAAGACGTAGTTGAAATTCTCTGTATGGGCTTTTGCAACGCCGTACATGATGATTATTCCCAGACAGGCGAGTCCGGCGACAAAATACAATCCAACGGTTTTTAGTCGTTCCATGGCTTAGTGATAGGTTTGCAACCCTGGAGGTATACAAATTTTGATTAGCCTAAGATACAAACGTATGGTGGACCTCAAAAATCAGATCTACACTTTCCACACCAAGGCCTCCTCGAATTCAAGGCTTCTGCAGGCTGTTTTTTTTGAGCCATCAGAGGGGTTGGGGTCAGCGGGGAGAACCGTTCGGTCGCGATCGATATTGTACGGAAAGGAACATGTAGATCTTCAAAATCGCCCTAAATAAGGCCCAATCCGACAAGTTTGCTCATGGCATAGTCTTGGCCGAGAAAGGTCTGTGGGGTTGGAAAATCCCATCGCTAATCCATTTCAAAATCGCCAAACTAAACTCATACGCCATGTTCCGGAATTATCTCAAAGTCACGTTCCGCACCCTCTTGAAAAGCAAAGCGTTCAGCTTTATCAACATCCTGGGACTTACCATCGGGATCAGCACTTGCATTCTCATCACACTGTATGTGCTGGATGAGTTGAGCTATGACCGGTTTCATGCGAAGGCCGGTCGCATCTTCCGGCTAACGGAGCTGCTACACCTTCCCCGCGAAGTGCGGCCACAGACGGTGACCTCTCCCCCGATGGGTCCGGCATTGTTGCAGAATTTTCCGGAAGTACAAAAAATAGTGCGCCTCAATAAAAGCAGTCGGCAGTTGGCGTATGGCGATGCGAAATTTCCTGATACGCACATCTGGTATGCGGATTCTGCGCTGTTCCAGATCTTCACCTTCCCCATGATCAAGGGAAATCCGGACAAGGCTTTGACAGAACCTTACTCCGTCGTGCTCACTGAAAAAGCAGCGAAGCGTTATTTCGGTAACACCGATCCCCTGGGAAAGACCATGGCCTTGTCGGACACGATCACGCTCACCGTCACCGGCCTCATCGCCGATGTTCCCGTAAACTCCCACATCCAGTTCGACGTGCTCATGTCGCGTTCTACGATCACGGCCATGAGCAACCAACCGGAGGACAACTGGTTCAACAACGGCTACTACACTTACCTCCTTCTTCCCGACGGATATGATCACAAGCAACTCGAAGCGAAGTTCCCCGCCTTCCTGGAAAAACAAATGGCCGAGGAAAAGAAGAACAGCGGCATGTGGTATGATTTTGTTCTTCAACCCCTCCCCTCCATCCACCTGCATTCCACCACACCCTATGACATGGGGCCGAATGGCAACATCAAATACGTATACATCTTTTCGATCATTGCCATCCTGGTGTTACTCATCGCTTGTGCAAACTACGTGAACCTGGCCACGGCCCGGTCGGTGAACCGCGCCAAAGAACTGGGCATGCGCAAAGTGATCGGCGCACGACGCGGCCAGTTGATCGTGCAATTGCTGGGCGAATCGTTCCTGCTCACGTGCATTGCCTTCATTCTGGCGATGGCCATTGTTATCGCGGCGCTCCCGCCCTTCAACACGTTAACCGGAAAGACCATGAGCGTCTGGATCCTGCTGCGGCCGGAGGTGATCACCACGGTGATCGTCATCTTCTTGCTCATCGGCATCTTGGCTGGAGCTTACCCGGCCTTGCTCATGTCGTCGTTCTCGCCGATCAAAACCATGAAGAACTATGCGCGCCAGGGGAAAGAAAGCAACCTGCTGCGCAAAGGATTGGTCGTGTTCCAGTTCTCGATGTCGATCATGCTCATCGCCGGCACGATCCTGATCTTCCGCCAGGTGGAATTCATGCAAACCCAAAATCTCGGCATCGACAAGGAGCAGACCCTGCAACTTTCCATGCGAAGTTCTATCCAATCAAAATATAAGCTCATCAGCGAAGAGATGGCGAAAGCACCGGGTGTGCTGAACACGACCGTGACGAGCTTTACCTTTAGCGACGACATGAGCAACATTGCCATGCTTCCCGAAGGCGCGCAGGATAACGAGATCACCTCGGAAGCAACGATCAGCGTAGACGCCGATTTCATCCCGAACTTCCGGATCCCCGTGCTGGCCGGAAGGAATTTCTCCCGCGACATCGCCACCGACGAAACCGAGGCGTTCATCGTGAACGAGTCGGCCGTCAAGCAGTTCAACTGGGGATCGCCCGAAGGGGCTATTGGAAAAAAAATCGACTGGGGTCTCGGAAAAAAGGGAAAGGTGATCGGGGTGGTGAAAGACTTTAATTTTTCCTCGCTGCACCTGAAGATCGAACCGCTCATCATTCACATCGTTCCTGACTGGTACAGCTACATTACCCTGAAGATCAAAGGCGACGATGTACCGGCCACCGTGAGCCGTATCGAACATCAGTGGAAACAACTCGGACTCGACAGTCCCTTCCGCTATACGTTCATGGACCAGGATTTTCAAAAGCTTTACCAGGCCGAACAACAAACGCAGACCATTATCGGGTGCCTGGCATCGCTCGCCATTTTCATTGCCAGCCTCGGGCTGTTCGGATTGGCCGCCTTCATGGCCGAGCAGCGGACCAAAGAGATCGGCGTGCGCAAAGTGCTCGGCGCCACGGTGACCAGTATCATTGCGTTGCTCTCAAAAGATTTTCTGAAGCTCATCGCTTTTGCTATCGTCATCGCCGTGCCGGTGGCCTGGTATGCCGCGGGGCAGTGGTTGAACAGCTTTGCCTATCGCATTGAAATATCGTGGTGGATATTCGCCATTGCGGGTCTGGCTTCGATCGCGATCGCCCTGATCACCGTAAGCTTCCAGTCCATCAGGGCAGCCGTTGCCAACCCCGTGAATTCCTTGCGGAACGAATAGCCCAATCCCCTCTTAGTCCCTCTAAATCTGTGATTTACCTATCCCGGTGCAGTCGTATGAATAGCACCGGGACAGGTTTCACCGAGCTCTCCAAAAGGGCCCGGAAAAGGCCCGTTCCCACAGTGTCTCAAACCGGTCTCAAAACAGGATTTGCAGCGTTTGCCAAGGCGGTCAGACAGGTGAATAATAACTTTACTATAGCCTTGCCAGTATAGTGAAAATCACTAACTTACGATTTTATTTTTTGACAGTATCGCTTAGTGTTCGCTTCAGGGCGCTTTTTTGCTAAGAGATGTGGGAAGTAAGGTCGGGGTCCGAATGAAAAATCCAAAAAGTGCCTTTCGCGGGTATAAGACGGGTTACGCACTGAAAATATGCTATCGGTTGACTTTGTAAAAAGACGAAAAGCGCTCTTTCTGGGGCTGTTGCTGGTCATTTTGGGTCAGTGGAACGTCTATGGACAGGGTTGCAGCTGCCCGCCGATAACCACCTGCGGATGTACGGTCGGGCTTACAAAAATGACCGTGCAGTTCACCGGTCTGTTGGGCCTCACCGTAGACGTCCAGGACGGGGGTGGTAATATCTACACCGGCTTGCTTTTACTTCCCGGCAGTACATTCACCGTGCAAAGTTCTGCCGGCGCCGGGAATCCGTTTGTGGGCAATCAAGTGACCATCCGCACCACGCTGCTGGTACTGGCCAATATCAACACCTCTTGTACGAACCAGGTAAAGATCGGGACCACCTTTGGCAACTTTACGGTGACCGGCGGTGAGAGCGTGGGTGGCGCGCCCATTTGCTGTCTGAACATGGAGAGCACGCCCCCGAACTTTACCTCTTGCCCACCGAACGTCGACGTGCCCGCCGATGCCTCAGCCTGCGGCACGAATGTCACCTGGACAGCCCCGACGGTAACCGACAACTGCGCCGTGGCCAGCGTGATCCCCGACCATAACCCGGGCGATTTTTTCCCGGTAGGTACCACCGTCGTCAAGTATACCGCGACGGATAATTACGGCAACACACAAAATTGTTCCTTTAACGTCAGGGTCCGCGACCAAACGGCGCCCGTATTTGCGGGGTGTCCCGCCAGTTTTTCGGTACCCGTCAATCCCACCACCTGCAACGCGGTCGTGAACTGGACACCACCCACCGCCACGGACAACTGCGATGGGGCCATCACGCCGACCAGCCCCAGCACTTCAGGAACAACCCTTGGGCTGGGCCCACACACCATCACCTATACCGCCCAGGACAGCGAAGGCAACCAAAGCACGTGTTCATTTACGGTGACGGTGACCGACAATACGCCGCCCGTACTCGCCGGCTGCCCGACAGACTTTTCGGTAGCCGTCAACCCCGTCACCTGCAACGCAGTCGTGAACTGGACAGCGCCCACCGCTACGGACAACTGTGGGGGCGTTATCACGCCGACCAGTCCCAATGTTCCGGGGTCAACCTTTGCACTAGGCCCGCACACCATTACCTACACCGCCAACGATGGCCGGGGTAATCAAAGCACCTGTTCTTTTGTCGTAACCGTAACGGACAACACGGCCCCGGTACTCGCCGGGTGCCCTACAGACTTTTCGGTATCCGTCAATCCCACTACCTGTGATGCCGTAGTGAACTGGACACCGCCAACGGCCACGGACAATTGTGCCGGGTCTATCACACCGACCAGTCCCGATACACCTGGCGCAACCTTTGCCTTGGGCACACATACGGTTACCTACACGGCCGACGATGGCAATGGAAACCAAAGCACGTGTTCTTTTGTGGTGACCGTCACCGACAACACCGCACCGGTATTCGCCGGGTGTCCCGCAGACTTTTCCGTATCGGTCAAACCCACTACTTGTGACGCGGTCGTGAACTGGACGGCGCCGACGGCTACAGACAACTGTGTTGGACCGATCACCCCGACCAGCCCCGACACTCCGGGAGCGACATTTGCATTGGGCCCACATACCATTACCTACACCGCCGATGACGGCAATGGAAACCAAAGCACGTGTTCTTTTGTGGTAACCGTCACCGATAACACAGCACCCGTATTGGTTGGATGTCCCGCAGACTTTTCCGTATCGGTCAACCCCACTACCTGCGATGCTGTTGTGAACTGGACGCCGCCCACGGCGACCGACAACTGCGCCGGATCGATTACCCCGACCAGTCCCGATGCACCGGGAGCAACCTTTGCGCTGGGCGCCCATACCATTACCTACACGGCCAACGATGGCAATGGCAATCAGAGCACTTGTTCTTTCATTGTGACGGTCACCGATAATACAGCGCCCGTATTGGCCGGGTGTCCTACTGACTTTTCCGTATCGGTAAACCCCACTACCTGTGATGCTGTCGTGAACTGGACGCCGCCCACCGCCACCGACAATTGTGCTGTGTCTATCACGCCGACCAGCCCCGATGCTCCGGGGGCAACCTTTGGGTTAGGCGCACACACCATTACCTACACCGCCGACGACGGCAATGGAAACCAAAGCACGTGTTCTTTTGTGGTGACCGTCACCGACAACACCGCGCCGGTATTCGCCGGGTGTCCCACAGACTTTTCAGTATCGGTCAACCCCTCTACTTGTGACGCGATCGTGAACTGGACACCGCCGACGGCGACAGACAACTGTGCTGGACCGATCACGCCGACCAGCCCCGATGCACCGGGAGCAACCTTTGCGCTGGGCGCGCACACCATTACCTACACGGCCGATGACGGCAATGGCAATCAGAGTACTTGTTCTTTTGTTGTAACCGTGACCGATAACACCGCACCGGTATTCGCCGGGTGCCCTGCAGACTTTTCAGTATCCGTTAACCCTACTACCTGTGACGCCGTCGTGAACTGGACGCCACCCACGGCTACGGATAACTGTGCCGGGTCTATCGCGCCGACCAGTCCCGATGCACCGGGAGCAACCTTTGCGCTGGGCGCACATACCATTACCTACACGGCCGATGATGGCAATGGCAATCTGAATACTTGTTCTTTTGTTGTAACCGTAACCGATAACACAGCGCCGGTATTGGCCGGGTGCCCTACAGACTTTTCAGTATCTGTTAACCCCACTACCTGTGACGCTGTCGTGAACTGGACGCCACCAACGGCAACAGACAATTGTGCCGGATCTATCACGCCGACTAGTCCTGATGCGCCGGGAGCAACTTTTGCCTTGGGTGCACATACGATTACCTACACCGCCGACGATGGCAATGGAAACCAAAGCACTTGTTCTTTTGTGCTAACCGTAACTGATAACACGGCACCGGTATTTGCCGGTTGTCCTGCAGACTTTTCAGTATCCGTTAACCCCGCTACTTGTGACGCGGTCGTGAACTGGACGCCGCCGACGGCCACGGACAATTGTGTTGGATCTATCACGCCGACCAGTCCCGATGCGCCGGGAGCAACCTTTGCGTTGGGCGCGCATACCATTACCTACACGGCCGACGACGGCAGTGGCAATCTGAGTACTTGTTCTTTTATCGTAACCGTCACGGATAACACCGCACCGGTATTCGCCGGGTGTCCTGCAGACTTTTCGGTAGCCGTCGATCCGGCTACCTGTGACGCCATCGTGAACTGGACGCCTCCCACGGCAACAGACAATTGTGCTGGGTCAATCACACCGACTAGTCCCGATGCACCGGGTGCAACCTTCGCGTTGGGCGCACATACCATTACCTACACAGCCGACGATGGTCATGGCAATCTGAGTACTTGTTCCTTTGTTGTAAACGTAACCGATAACACCGCACCGGTATTCGCCGGGTGTCCTGCTGACTTTTCAGTATCTGTCAACCCCACTACGTGTGACGCGATCGTGAACTGGACGCCGCCGACGGCAACAGACATTTGTGCCGGATCTATCACCCCGACCAGTCCCGATGCGCCGGGAGCAACCTTTGCGTTAGGCGCACATACGATTACCTACACCGCCGATGATGGCCATGGCAACCTGAGTACTTGTTCTTTTGTCGTAACCGTAACCGATAACACGGCCCCGGTGTTGGTGGGTTGTCCCACAGACTTTTCGGTTTCCACCGATCCAGCTACCTGTGACGCCGTCGTGAACTGGACGCCTCCGACTGCGACTGATAATTGTGCGGGGTCTGTCATCCCGACCAGTCCCGATTCGCCGGGAGCAACCTTTACGTTGGGTGCACATACGATTACCTACACCGCCGATGACGGCCATGGCAACCTGAGTACTTGTTCTTTTGTCGTCACGGTCACGGATAACACGCCTCCTGTGTTAGCAGGTTGCCCTACAGACTTTTCGGTTTCCGTCGATCCGGCTACCTGTGACGCCATCGTGAATTGGACGGCGCCGACGGCCACGGACAATTGCGCGGGAGCACTCACCCCGACCAGCCCCGATGCCCCGGGAGCAACCTTTGCACTGGGTGTACATACGATTACCTACACCGCCGACGATGGCCATGGCAATCTGAGTACCTGTTCTTTTATTGTGACGGTCACCGATAACACACCACCCGTATTTGCCGGTTGTCCTGCGGATTTTTCAGTATCCGCCGATCCAGGTTCCTGCGACGCCGTCGTGAACTGGACGCCGCCAACGGCTACGGACAATTGTGCTGGATCGCTTGTTCCCACGAGTCCTGATGCTCCGGGAGCAACCTTCGCGCTGGGCGCACATACCATTACCTACACAGCAGACGATGGTCATGGCAATCTGAGTACTTGTTCTTTTGTCGTAACCGTCACCGATAACACACCGCCGGTATTCGCCGGTTGTCCTGCAGACTTTTCAGTATCCGTCGATCCCGCTACCTGTGACGCCGTCGTGAATTGGACGCCCCCCACCGCTACAGACAACTGCGGGCCGCTCACGCCGACCAGTCCCGATGCGCCCGGAGCAACGTTTGCGTTGGGCGTACATACCATTACCTACACGGCAGACGATGGTCATGGAAACCAAAGCACCTGTTCTTTTATTGTAACCGTAACCGATGACACACCGCCGATATTCGCCGGTTGTCCCGCAGACTTTTCAGTATCCGTAGATCCCGCTACCTGTGACGCCGTCGTGAATTGGACGCCGCCCACCGCGACAGACAACTGCGGGCCAATCACGCCGACCAGTCCCGATGCACCCGGAGCAACCTTTGCGCTGGGCACGCATACCATTGCCTACACAGCCGACGATGGCCATGGAAACCAAAGCACGTGCTCCTTTATCGTGACCGTCACCGACAACACACCTCCTGTATTCTCCGGCTGTCCTGCAGACTTTTCGGTGCCCGTCGACCCCGCGACCTGCAACGCCGTGGTGACGTGGACACCGCCGACG carries:
- a CDS encoding choice-of-anchor tandem repeat GloVer-containing protein is translated as MKKVTLSLTLCLLLVCIVVSHAQHEFYTSSSNTYGVNNNSYAGALIKFDSTFAHGNRLHQFDKVTGGNAKGSVIQATNGKLYGLTFYGGTNDLGVLYEYDPTIDSLEVKQSLNQRPGYSLVQASNGKLYFITGGAGGYLMEYDIATNILTSLKYLPYPEAPKGSLTEVKGKLYGVEAIGGPLSWGRMYEYTLATGAFRYVYNFGVASGNQPQESPVLFPDNGLLYGVNHTVPNGTVGSSGAIYSFNSATSAYVALLNIPDAIGLGAFLTVAPNHKIYGLSFQGGTDASGNHFGSIFEYTPATNSIRLVHSLGVQADGSLTGSGYTLGGLTLAANGKMYGVSASHIFCFDYLTDKVTAVIQTSLFSELGFDINANGFLKEICRKPSYTYFKNKVVALCAGDPFSYSVQSDNARTYAWKKDGTLLPSQTTSTLLFASVTPADIGTYTCVMTNYCGTTETIGSIQLTVTTPPTPVITATGITTFCEGSSVLLTSTLTGTWSTGETGTALLVTSSGNYSMIYTGTCGPTLSNVIAVTVNPVPFVTTQPIDRSILTGDNASFTVATGASPANYQWQINDGSGFEDLPDGAPYSGAKTPTLNLAGAEVSQNGYTYRCVISQGDCSDTSNAATLYVTTPEIPVITAMGLTTFCEGGSVWLTSTLDGTWNNGKTGKSLLVTEAGSYSITHFAPTGSTVSNSIVVTVNPAPAIVTQPVDRSVVTGDNTSFTITTEASPVGYQWQMDDGSGFVDLSDLAPYSGVMTQTLKVTGAEVAQDGYAYRCVISQGDCSDTSAVASLAVKVPLGVAESPGKKSLELYPNPAAETVYFVLEDRLVVQRLKVKNTLGQVIYDGNSRDPQIPVGGFAKGIYTVEVMTHDDTFVGRFVKD
- a CDS encoding family 43 glycosylhydrolase; its protein translation is MSTIIPSPLSMPTRIKILLLFLLTPAFFACSSDETPLSWSTWVANDSPVFQGQFPLVGDPSVINENGSYRMFYTGFDPNRTPQGPEICQATSTDGLNWTNVDVNDPVEGRMLYANSTAWSNAHETCFALKFNNGYFLYFVGYQDTGGGVFKSGPVSLGLATSADAKNFEAQPNPVVISSPQGFDRDALDSPSIIHYQDSLFMLYTGYCFTSCGPVAARLLAATSADGVTWFKKSTPVIDASEIAWAPKGVAEAEIVEGPDHFYYLFMTSVDEPHVIGVAKGKTPFGPWEVNPTPIVKADKSFSSRGAVAPGVVIENNRVRLWYHGFTSDKIQIGYAESAWPITN
- a CDS encoding ABC transporter permease; translated protein: MFRNYLKVTFRTLLKSKAFSFINILGLTIGISTCILITLYVLDELSYDRFHAKAGRIFRLTELLHLPREVRPQTVTSPPMGPALLQNFPEVQKIVRLNKSSRQLAYGDAKFPDTHIWYADSALFQIFTFPMIKGNPDKALTEPYSVVLTEKAAKRYFGNTDPLGKTMALSDTITLTVTGLIADVPVNSHIQFDVLMSRSTITAMSNQPEDNWFNNGYYTYLLLPDGYDHKQLEAKFPAFLEKQMAEEKKNSGMWYDFVLQPLPSIHLHSTTPYDMGPNGNIKYVYIFSIIAILVLLIACANYVNLATARSVNRAKELGMRKVIGARRGQLIVQLLGESFLLTCIAFILAMAIVIAALPPFNTLTGKTMSVWILLRPEVITTVIVIFLLIGILAGAYPALLMSSFSPIKTMKNYARQGKESNLLRKGLVVFQFSMSIMLIAGTILIFRQVEFMQTQNLGIDKEQTLQLSMRSSIQSKYKLISEEMAKAPGVLNTTVTSFTFSDDMSNIAMLPEGAQDNEITSEATISVDADFIPNFRIPVLAGRNFSRDIATDETEAFIVNESAVKQFNWGSPEGAIGKKIDWGLGKKGKVIGVVKDFNFSSLHLKIEPLIIHIVPDWYSYITLKIKGDDVPATVSRIEHQWKQLGLDSPFRYTFMDQDFQKLYQAEQQTQTIIGCLASLAIFIASLGLFGLAAFMAEQRTKEIGVRKVLGATVTSIIALLSKDFLKLIAFAIVIAVPVAWYAAGQWLNSFAYRIEISWWIFAIAGLASIAIALITVSFQSIRAAVANPVNSLRNE